The genomic window GCAGCATGCAGCCGTAGGCTTCCTTCGACTGCGCGGTGCCGACCACGTCCCAGTCGGCCGGCTTCTTGGCCTTGGCGATCTCGCCGTAGAGCAGCGCGTCGTCCATCATGAAGGCGACGGCGCGGCCGGTTTCCAGCGTCAGGAAGGATTCGCCGTGGTCCTTGGCCGAGATGATGTTCATCTTCATCTGCTTGTCTTCGTTCATCTTGCGCAGCAGGCGCTCGGAGGTGGTGCCGGCGGTGGTCACCACGTTCTTGCCGGCGAGGTCCGGGAAGTCCTTGATGCCCGCATCCTTCTTGGCCATCAGCTTGGTGCCGATGACGAAGAAGGTGTTGGAGAAGGCGACCTGCTTCTGGCGCTCGGTGTTGTTCGTCGTCGAGCCGCACTCGATGTCGACGGTGCCGTTCTGCACCAGCGTGATGCGGTTGGCCGAGGTCACCGGCATCATCTTGACGTCGATCTTGTCCATCTTCAATTCGGCCTTGATCGCATCGACGATCTTGCGCTGCAGTTCGTAGGCATAGCCGATGACCTGCTGCTTGTCGTCGTAGTACGAGAACGGAATCGACGATTCGCGGTGGCCAAGGGTGATCGAGCCGGTGTCCTTGATCTTCTTCAGCGTCGCGCTTTCCTGCGCGAAGGCGGGTGCGGCGAAAACGGCGGCGGCAACGGCGGTGGCAAGTACGGAGGGCAGCAGTTTCATGTGGTTGTCTCCAGACGTGATTGGGTTTGTGGTTTCCGGCATCGGTTCGAGCCGCTTACCTCACAGCACGAGCCGTGCCAAGCACCCATTCACCTATAAGCAACTGATTCACCGCACTTGTTGCGACGCAACAGAGACGGCGGCCGTTCGACTTTCCGAACAGCCCCGCCGAACGCCGTTCGGAAAACCGAACGGCCGGGGTGCCGCGCGCCCGCCGGCGCCCCGGCGGGTGGCCGCTCAGAGCCGGTCGTGCGGCCGCTTGTACAGCGCGCGCAGCTCGTCGCTCAGCGGATAGGCCAGGTTGATTCCCTTCGGCGGCAGCGGGCTCATGAACCACTTGTGATAGATCTTCTCCGCCTCGCCCGAGGTCATCAGCCGCGCGATCGTGCCGTCGACCAGGCGCTTGAACGCCTCGTCGCCCTTCGGCAGCATGCAGGCATAGTTCTCCGACTGCAGCGGGCGGCCGACCACCGCCCAGTCGTCGGCCTTCTTCGCCTTCGCCTTCTCGCCGTGCAGCAGCGGCTCGTCCATGACGAAGGCGGCGGCACGGCCGGTCTCCAGCGTCAGGAAGGCCTCGCCGTGGTCCTTGGCGCTGATCAGGTTGAAGCCGAGCTTGCGTTCCTCGTTCATCTGGCGCAGCAGCCGCTCGGCGGTGGTGCCGGCGGTGGTGACGACGTTCTTCCCCTTGAGGTCTTCCAGCTCGCCGATGCCCGCATCCTTGCGCACCATCAGGCGGATGCCGTAGAGGAAGAGGTGGTTGGAAAAGCCGACCTGGCGCTGGCGCTCGACGGTGTTGGTGGTCGACCCGCACTCGAGGTCGATGGTCCCGTTCTGCATCAGCGGGATGCGGTTGGACGAGGTCACCGGCAGCAGCTTGACCTGCAGGTTCGGCAGGCCCAGCTCGCCCTTGATCGTGCGCACGATCTCGTTCATGAAGTCCTGCGAATAGCCGACCACCTGCTGCCGGTCGTCGTAGTACGAGAACGGGATCGACGATTCGCGGTGGCCGAGGGTGATCGTGCCGGCCTCCTTGATCTTCGTCAGCGTCGGGGAATCCGGCGCGGCGCCGGCGGGCAGGGACAGCAGGCCGACCGCGATCGCGGCCAGCAGGGACGGCAGGGTTTTCATCGGGGTTCTCCTATCGGGGTTTGCACAAGGCACGCCGACTCTAAGCAGCGCCGCCCAAGGGAGGGATCGCCCATGCGAAAAACGCATCGGGTCCGGCGAAAGGCGCATCGAACGCCCGCCCGTGGTGCATTGCGACCTAGTCTGGGCGTCCCTCGTCACCCTCGGGCAAGCATCATGGAAAAAATCGTCGGCATCCTCGGCGGCATGGGACCGCTGGCCACGGCCGATTTCCTGCGCAAGCTGGTCGAGCGTACCCCGGCCGCACGCGACCAGGAGCACGTTCCGGTCGTCGTCTACTCGGTGCCGCAGCTTCCCGACCGCAGCGAAGCCATCCTGCACCACGGCCCGTCGCCGCTGGCGGGGCTGCTGCAGGGCGCCGCGGTGCTGCGTCGCGCCGGCGCCGGCTGCATCGCCATCCCTTGCAACACCGCGCATTTCTGGGCCGACGAGCTGGCCGCGCGCAGTGCGCTGCCGGTGCTGCACATCGCCGATGCGGTCGTCGCCGAGCTGGCGGCAAGCGCGGCGGCGGGCGCGGCGATCGGCATCCTCGGCACCGCCGGCACGCTCGCCGCCGGCATCTACCAGCAGCGCCTCGAACGCCAGGGCTATCGGGTCGTACTCCCCGACGCCGACGACCTCGATCACCTGCTGATGCCCGGCATCCGCGCGGTCAAGGGCGGCGACCTGGCGACCGGCGGCCGCCTGCTCGCCGCCGCCGGCACGGCGCTGCAGGCGCGCGGCGCCGCGCAGCTGGTGCTGGCCTGTACCGAGATCCCGCTGGCGCTGGCCGCCGTCGCCGCCCCCGGCCTGCCGCGCTGCGTCGACGCCACCGCCTGCCTGGCCGCGGCCTGCATCGACTGGTGGCGTGCCGCCGACGCGCCGGGCGCAGCGCTTCTCGGGTACAGTGGGCAGCGTACGTGATCCGTCGCCACGGCGGCGAGATCCCGGTTGAAGCGGAGACGGCGGCGTGGACATCAAGTGGATCGAGGACTTTCTCTGCTTTTGCGACCTGCGCAGCTTCTCCCGCGCCGCCGACCAGCGCCACATCAGCCAGTCGGCGTTCAGCCGCCGCATCCAGGCGCTCGAGGACTGGCTCGGCGTCACGCTGATCGACCGCAACTGCCAGCCGCCGGCGCTGACCGCCGCCGGCCGCGTCTTTCGCCACTTCGCCGCCGACCACGTGCGCCGGCTCTACGAGGCGCGCGCGACGCTGCGCGGCCAGCATGCGGAAGGCGACGACACGGTGCGCTTCGCCGTCGCCCACACGCTGTCGCTGACCTTCTTCCCCGCGTGGTTCGCCGCGCTGCGCCAGCGCTTCAGCCAGCTCCAGGCGCAGGTGCTGGCGACCAACATCATGGAAGGCGCCCACCTGCTGAGCGAGGGGGCGACCGACCTGCTGCTCTGCTATCACCACCCGCAGTTCCCGATCCTGCTCGACCCCGACCGCTACCCCTTCGTCGTCCTCGGCAGCGAGCGCCTGCTGCCCTATTCGAGCTGCGCCGCCGACGGCCGGCCGCACTTCACGCTGCCCGGCCAGCCCGGCGTGCCGCCGCCGCTGCTCGCCTACGCCTCGGGCACCTTTCTCGGCCACCTGGTTGAGATGATCCTGCTCGACCCGCCGCAGCCCTGCCACCCGCAGACCTGCTTCCAGACGCACATGTCGGAGGCGCTGAAGGCGATGGTGCTGGCCGGGCACGGCCTCGGCTGGCTGCCGGAATCGTGCGTGCAGGAGGAGGTCGCCGCCGGCCGCATCGCCGCGGCCGGTTCGGCGGACTGGGGCACGCGCATGGAGATCCGCGTCTACCGCGCCGCCGGCAACCGCCGCGCGGCGATCGAAACGCTGTGGCAGCATCTGGCGCGCGGCGACGGCACGCCGGCGTGAGCTGGCCGCGGCCGGCGACAAATTCGCGCGGCCGGCACTTCGCCGCATACAATCCCGCTCGTTCGCGCCTTCGCCGCGCCCGCCGACCGCCGCCATGAAAACCACCCCCATCGATTACGCCATCCGCCCCCTCGACCCAGCCGCCCACCTCTTCGAAGTGAGCTGCCGCGTCGACCGGCCCGACCCCGCCGGCCAGCGCTTCGCACTGCCGGCGTGGATTCCCGGCAGCTACCTGATCCGCGACTTCGCGCGGCACATCGTTGCGATCAAGGCTGAGGCCGGCGGCCAGCCGGTGGCGCTCGCCAAGATCGACAAGCACACCTGGCAGGCCGCCGCGCTGCCGGCGAAGCAGGCGCTCACCGTGACCTGCACCGTCTACGCCTGGGACCTGTCGGTGCGCGGCGCCCACCTCGACCGCACACATGGCTTCTTCAACGGCACCAGCGTCTTCCTGCGCGTCCTCGGCCAGGAAGAGGCGCCGTGCCGCGTCGACATCCGGCCGCCGCACGGCCAGGGCTACGCCGGCTGGCGCGTCGCCACCGCGCTCGAACCGGCGCGCGGCGAGAAGGGCGCGGCGCAGGCGCACGGCTTCGGCCGCTACGCCGCGGCGGACTACGACGAGCTGATCGACCACCCGGTCGAGATGGGCACCTTCACGCTGGCGAGCTTCAAGGCCTGCGGCGTGCCGCACGAAGTGGCGATCAGCGGCCGCCACGACTGCGACCTGAAGCGGCTCTGCGCCGACCTGAAGAAGATCTGCGAATGGCAGATCCGCTTCTTCGGCGAGCCGGCGCCGATGAAGAAATACGTCTTCCTCGTCACCGCCGTCGGCGACGGCTACGGCGGGCTGGAACACCGCGCCTCGACGGCACTGCTCTGTGCGCGCGACGACCTGCCGTACGCCGGCATGGACGGCGTGCCCGAGCGCTACCGGACCTTCCTCGGGCTGTGCAGCCACGAGTACTTCCACACCTGGAACGTGAAGCGCATCAAGCCCGCCGCCTTCGTCCCCTACGACCTCGACCGCGAGAACCACACCACGCTGCTGTGGGCCTTCGAGGGCTTCACCTCGTACTACGACGACCTCGCGCTGCTGAAGAGCGGCGTCATCGCGCAGCCGGACTGGCTGGAGCTCGCCGCGAAGAACCTCGACGCCGTGCTGCGCGGTCCCGGCCGGCTGACGCAGTCGCTCGCCGAATCGAGCTTCGACGCCTGGAGCAAGTACTACCGGCCGGACGAGAACACGCCGAACGCGGTGGTCAGCTACTACGCCAAGGGCGCGCTGGTGGCACTGGCGCTCGACCTGACGCTACGCGCCGGGACGAAGGGCAAGGTGTCGCTCGACGACGTGATGCGCGCGCTGTGGCGACGCCACGGGCAGACCGGCGCCGGCATCGGCGACGGGACGATCCGCGCGATCGCCGAGGAATTGTCGGGGCTCAAGCTGAAGCGCTTCTTCGCCGACGCGGTGCACGGCACCGCCGACCTGCCGCTGGCGAAGCTGTTGAAGCCCTTCGGCATCGCGTTCGTGCGCGAGGCGGCGAACGCGTCGCCAGCGCTCGGCGCGAAGACCGCCGGCGACGGCGGCGAGCTCAAGCTGGCGACGGTCTACCGCGGCGGCGCCGCGGAACGCGCCGGGCTGGCCGGCGGCGACGTGCTGCTCGCGCTCGACGGCCTCCGCGTCACGCCGGCGACGCTCGACCGCCAACTCTTGCGGAAACGGGCCGGCGACACCGTCGTCGTGCACGCCTTCCGCCGCGACGAGCTGCTCTGCTGCGAACTGCGCCTCGACCCGCCGGCGCTCGATACCAGCAAACTCGTCAGCAACGGCGAGCGCAACGCGCTGCGCGCCGGCTGGCTGGGCAGCGAAGGGAAAGGCCGGCGCTGACCGGCGGCGGGCGGTGCGCCCGGCCGCCGGTCAGCGCGTCAGGGCGTCCTCCGGAGAGGACTTGTTCGCGAAGCGCGACGCGCTTCGCTCAGTGCGCCCCCCGAGAGGACTTGTTCGCGAAGCGCGACGCGCTTCGCTCAGTGCGCAATCGGCTTGAAGCCGGGGTCGTCGAAATAGGTCGCGTACTTCTCCAGCGCGCCGATCACCTGCACCGCGCCGCCCTGGCGCTTGACGCCCTTGGCCTTGCCGGCCATGCCTTCGGCGCCGCCGAGCAGCTCGCCGACGACGACGTGCAGCTGCGCGTCGGCCTCCGCCGACAACTTGCAATTGGCGACGATCTTGCCGACCTCGTCTTCCACCTTGTGCGCCAGCTGGCCGTAGCCCTTCGCCGACAGCCGGTTCTCGTGGATGTCGTGCAGCGCGCCGGCCATCATCTGGCGGATGCTGCCCATCGACTGGCGCAGCGCCGCGTCGGTCTCCCACTTCTTGCCGGCGTTGAGCTGCAGCGTCGCCGGCGACGCGGCGTGCTCGTGCCGGTGGGCGCCGCTCTCGCCCGCCGCCAGCACCGGCGTCGCCGCCGTCAGGGTCAGCGCGCCGAGGATGACGAGGGCCTTGCGTTTGATGCTTTTCATGCGTTCATCTCCATTCCGTTGGCGATGCCGGGCGGCACCGCTTTCCGAAACGGACGGCGCGACGGAAAGTTCCGCGCAGCGCGTCGCGGCACCGGACGGAACCTCGCCGCGCCGGCCGCCTCCAACGAGGCGAAAGGAGGCCCGCATGCGCCCTGATCCGCTTCCCGTCACGCTGAGCGCCCATGCGCGCCGGCGCCGTACGCTCGCCACAGCGCTGGCCGCGCTGCCCGCCTGCTGGCTGCCGGCCTGGGCGCAGCCGGCCGCGCCGCGTCTCCCGACGCCGGCGCAGACCGAAGGCCCGTTCTATCCGCTGGAGATTCCACGCGATGCCGACCACGACCTGCTGCAGAACGGCGCGCTGAGCTATCCGGAAGGCCTGCCCGCCTGGCTGGAAGGCAGCGTCAGCGACCTCGCCGGGCGCCCGCTCGCCGGTGCGCAGGTCGAGATCTGGCAGTGCGACCACGCCGGCCACTACCACCACCCCGGCGACGGCGGCCGCGCCGACGCCCGCTTCCAGGGCTTCGGCCGCGTCACCGTCGGCGCCGACGGCCGCTACCGCTTCCGCACGATCCGCCCGGCCCCCTACAGCGGCCGCACGCCGCACATCCACCTCAAGGTCCGCCTGCGCGGACGCGAGCTGCTGACGACGCAGGTCTACGTCGCCGGCGACCCCGGCAATCCGCGCGACTTCCTCTGGCGCAGCCTGACCCCCGCCGAGCGCGCAGCGCTGACCGTACCCTTC from Azospira restricta includes these protein-coding regions:
- a CDS encoding glutamate/aspartate ABC transporter substrate-binding protein; this translates as MKLLPSVLATAVAAAVFAAPAFAQESATLKKIKDTGSITLGHRESSIPFSYYDDKQQVIGYAYELQRKIVDAIKAELKMDKIDVKMMPVTSANRITLVQNGTVDIECGSTTNNTERQKQVAFSNTFFVIGTKLMAKKDAGIKDFPDLAGKNVVTTAGTTSERLLRKMNEDKQMKMNIISAKDHGESFLTLETGRAVAFMMDDALLYGEIAKAKKPADWDVVGTAQSKEAYGCMLRKDDAGFKKVVDAAIAKVQTSGEADKIYAKWFMNPIPPKGLNLNMPMSAEMKELHKAPNDKAYE
- a CDS encoding M61 family metallopeptidase; the encoded protein is MKTTPIDYAIRPLDPAAHLFEVSCRVDRPDPAGQRFALPAWIPGSYLIRDFARHIVAIKAEAGGQPVALAKIDKHTWQAAALPAKQALTVTCTVYAWDLSVRGAHLDRTHGFFNGTSVFLRVLGQEEAPCRVDIRPPHGQGYAGWRVATALEPARGEKGAAQAHGFGRYAAADYDELIDHPVEMGTFTLASFKACGVPHEVAISGRHDCDLKRLCADLKKICEWQIRFFGEPAPMKKYVFLVTAVGDGYGGLEHRASTALLCARDDLPYAGMDGVPERYRTFLGLCSHEYFHTWNVKRIKPAAFVPYDLDRENHTTLLWAFEGFTSYYDDLALLKSGVIAQPDWLELAAKNLDAVLRGPGRLTQSLAESSFDAWSKYYRPDENTPNAVVSYYAKGALVALALDLTLRAGTKGKVSLDDVMRALWRRHGQTGAGIGDGTIRAIAEELSGLKLKRFFADAVHGTADLPLAKLLKPFGIAFVREAANASPALGAKTAGDGGELKLATVYRGGAAERAGLAGGDVLLALDGLRVTPATLDRQLLRKRAGDTVVVHAFRRDELLCCELRLDPPALDTSKLVSNGERNALRAGWLGSEGKGRR
- a CDS encoding LysR substrate-binding domain-containing protein, with product MDIKWIEDFLCFCDLRSFSRAADQRHISQSAFSRRIQALEDWLGVTLIDRNCQPPALTAAGRVFRHFAADHVRRLYEARATLRGQHAEGDDTVRFAVAHTLSLTFFPAWFAALRQRFSQLQAQVLATNIMEGAHLLSEGATDLLLCYHHPQFPILLDPDRYPFVVLGSERLLPYSSCAADGRPHFTLPGQPGVPPPLLAYASGTFLGHLVEMILLDPPQPCHPQTCFQTHMSEALKAMVLAGHGLGWLPESCVQEEVAAGRIAAAGSADWGTRMEIRVYRAAGNRRAAIETLWQHLARGDGTPA
- a CDS encoding protocatechuate 3,4-dioxygenase, which gives rise to MRPDPLPVTLSAHARRRRTLATALAALPACWLPAWAQPAAPRLPTPAQTEGPFYPLEIPRDADHDLLQNGALSYPEGLPAWLEGSVSDLAGRPLAGAQVEIWQCDHAGHYHHPGDGGRADARFQGFGRVTVGADGRYRFRTIRPAPYSGRTPHIHLKVRLRGRELLTTQVYVAGDPGNPRDFLWRSLTPAERAALTVPFVPGSDGLRAEFAIVIAA
- a CDS encoding glutamate/aspartate ABC transporter substrate-binding protein produces the protein MKTLPSLLAAIAVGLLSLPAGAAPDSPTLTKIKEAGTITLGHRESSIPFSYYDDRQQVVGYSQDFMNEIVRTIKGELGLPNLQVKLLPVTSSNRIPLMQNGTIDLECGSTTNTVERQRQVGFSNHLFLYGIRLMVRKDAGIGELEDLKGKNVVTTAGTTAERLLRQMNEERKLGFNLISAKDHGEAFLTLETGRAAAFVMDEPLLHGEKAKAKKADDWAVVGRPLQSENYACMLPKGDEAFKRLVDGTIARLMTSGEAEKIYHKWFMSPLPPKGINLAYPLSDELRALYKRPHDRL
- a CDS encoding aspartate/glutamate racemase family protein produces the protein MEKIVGILGGMGPLATADFLRKLVERTPAARDQEHVPVVVYSVPQLPDRSEAILHHGPSPLAGLLQGAAVLRRAGAGCIAIPCNTAHFWADELAARSALPVLHIADAVVAELAASAAAGAAIGILGTAGTLAAGIYQQRLERQGYRVVLPDADDLDHLLMPGIRAVKGGDLATGGRLLAAAGTALQARGAAQLVLACTEIPLALAAVAAPGLPRCVDATACLAAACIDWWRAADAPGAALLGYSGQRT